The Devosia sp. YIM 151766 genome includes a region encoding these proteins:
- a CDS encoding MarC family protein, whose translation MNSFLVAFATLFATVGVADIAFIFAALTKDNTAAQRRTFATRGVLVALAILLFFAVLGHAILDIFGITIPALRTAGGILLFLIAIDMVFARHSGGTGTTDEEEVEARQSHDISVFPLAMPLMAGPGAISAVILLTTGAKSDLEFWLVLAAIVVTLALAWLTLLIAIPIQRLLGLTGLSVVSRVVGILLAALAVQFVFDGIQSSGLLSSV comes from the coding sequence ATGAATTCATTCCTTGTCGCATTCGCCACCTTGTTCGCCACGGTGGGCGTGGCCGACATCGCCTTCATCTTTGCCGCCCTGACCAAGGACAATACGGCAGCGCAACGCCGCACCTTCGCCACGCGCGGCGTGCTGGTGGCTTTGGCGATCCTGTTGTTCTTCGCCGTCCTGGGCCACGCCATCCTCGACATATTTGGCATCACCATTCCCGCCCTGCGCACCGCCGGCGGCATCCTGTTATTTTTGATCGCCATCGACATGGTGTTCGCCCGGCATTCGGGCGGCACCGGCACCACTGATGAAGAAGAGGTCGAAGCCCGCCAGAGCCACGATATTTCGGTATTTCCGCTGGCCATGCCGCTCATGGCCGGTCCCGGCGCCATCAGCGCCGTCATCCTGCTGACCACTGGCGCCAAATCCGATCTCGAATTCTGGCTGGTGCTGGCGGCTATCGTTGTGACCTTGGCGCTGGCCTGGCTGACCCTGCTCATCGCCATCCCGATCCAGCGCCTGCTGGGCCTCACCGGCCTGTCGGTGGTGTCACGCGTTGTTGGAATTCTGCTGGCCGCCCTTGCCGTGCAATTCGTCTTCGACGGCATCCAGTCAAGCGGTCTGCTGAGTAGCGTCTGA
- a CDS encoding DUF459 domain-containing protein: MKRLVLFLLIAVMALAETGPAFAQMQAGDRMLVAQQEAPRRRTLFDLLFGEQPAPAAPVQQPQPRQSAPRATLPPAPVQPAIDKAPDATRLAVFGDSLAIDLSRALERFYAEDPNLVVIGQGVSSSGFVRDDYFDWNKALAEQIAADNFDIAVVIIGINDRQEIRANGQTYPALSDGWISAYQGRLNAFLGQLRAARKPVVWLGLPPMSRSEYSAAISQISALHKMAAFSGGAEFLDIYDRFVGEDGRYSSHGPDVNGQNALMRKDDGIHFSSAGSDKLAFYISQAIRSFYRGGGVSIAIADPLLGTDAAAMLRPPYQGLGQDRLLEVAGAVMPLSRAPQRADDLVLAVNPQESGPGFTLDQLVRAPNGRVDAFGVGVEPQADGEEAGFQ, translated from the coding sequence ATGAAGCGGCTCGTCCTTTTTCTGCTGATTGCCGTTATGGCGCTTGCCGAGACCGGCCCGGCGTTCGCGCAAATGCAGGCCGGCGACCGCATGCTCGTCGCCCAGCAGGAAGCGCCCCGGCGCCGTACATTGTTCGACCTGCTGTTCGGTGAGCAACCGGCACCCGCCGCTCCGGTACAGCAGCCCCAGCCGCGCCAAAGCGCGCCGAGGGCGACCCTGCCGCCGGCGCCGGTCCAGCCGGCCATCGACAAGGCCCCCGATGCGACCCGGCTGGCCGTCTTCGGCGATTCGCTGGCCATCGATCTGTCGCGCGCCCTGGAGCGTTTCTACGCCGAAGACCCGAACCTGGTGGTTATCGGGCAGGGCGTCAGTTCGTCGGGCTTCGTTCGGGACGATTATTTCGACTGGAACAAGGCTCTGGCCGAACAAATCGCGGCCGATAATTTCGACATCGCCGTCGTCATTATCGGCATCAATGACCGGCAGGAAATCCGCGCCAACGGCCAGACCTATCCGGCGCTCAGCGATGGCTGGATTTCGGCCTATCAGGGCAGGCTCAATGCCTTTCTCGGCCAATTGCGGGCGGCGCGGAAACCGGTGGTCTGGCTGGGTCTTCCACCGATGTCGCGCTCGGAATATTCCGCGGCCATCAGCCAGATCAGCGCCCTGCACAAAATGGCGGCCTTTTCCGGAGGAGCGGAATTTCTCGACATCTATGACCGCTTCGTGGGCGAGGACGGGCGCTATTCCTCTCATGGCCCCGACGTCAACGGGCAGAACGCGTTGATGCGCAAGGATGACGGCATCCATTTTTCTAGCGCCGGCTCGGACAAGCTGGCTTTCTATATCAGCCAGGCAATCCGCAGCTTCTATCGCGGTGGCGGCGTCAGCATCGCCATTGCCGATCCGCTTCTGGGCACCGACGCCGCAGCCATGCTGCGCCCCCCCTATCAGGGGCTGGGTCAGGACCGGCTGCTGGAAGTGGCGGGCGCCGTCATGCCCTTGAGCCGGGCGCCGCAGCGGGCGGATGATCTGGTCCTGGCGGTCAATCCGCAGGAATCGGGACCGGGCTTCACGCTCGACCAGCTCGTCCGGGCGCCGAATGGCCGCGTCGACGCTTTCGGGGTCGGTGTCGAGCCGCAAGCCGATGGAGAAGAAGCCGGATTTCAGTAA
- the galE gene encoding UDP-glucose 4-epimerase GalE: MTVLVTGGAGYIGSHMVLNLADSGEDVVVLDNLVTGFDWAVDGRARFERGNAGDIELVLRLIEKHKITEIVHFAGSIVVPESVADPLKYYANNTATSRNLIEAAVKGGVKNFIFSSTAAVYGMTGLAPVVENTPLNPMSPYGRSKLMTEWMLADVAAAHPITYGILRYFNVAGADPGRRSGQSTPEATHLIKVACQTALGQREKMSIFGTDYETPDGTCIRDYIHVTDLIDAHALLLEHLRKGGTSTTLNCAYGRGFSVREVVDTVRKVTGAELRADEAPRREGDPASITATGEKVRKLLGWVPRHDDLEEIVETAYNWERHLMTRNR; the protein is encoded by the coding sequence ATGACCGTTCTGGTAACCGGCGGCGCCGGCTATATCGGCAGCCATATGGTGCTCAACCTGGCCGATAGCGGCGAAGACGTGGTCGTGCTCGACAATCTCGTCACCGGCTTTGACTGGGCCGTGGATGGCCGGGCGCGGTTCGAGCGGGGCAATGCCGGCGATATCGAATTGGTGCTGCGGCTCATCGAGAAGCACAAGATCACCGAAATCGTGCATTTCGCCGGCTCGATCGTGGTGCCCGAATCGGTTGCCGATCCGCTCAAATATTACGCCAACAATACCGCCACCTCGCGCAATCTGATCGAGGCGGCCGTCAAGGGCGGGGTGAAGAACTTCATTTTCTCGTCCACCGCCGCGGTCTATGGCATGACTGGGCTGGCGCCGGTGGTCGAGAATACCCCCCTCAATCCCATGTCGCCCTATGGCCGCTCCAAGCTGATGACCGAATGGATGCTGGCCGATGTGGCCGCCGCCCACCCGATCACCTATGGAATATTGCGCTATTTCAACGTTGCCGGGGCTGATCCGGGCCGACGCTCGGGCCAGTCCACGCCCGAAGCCACCCATCTCATCAAGGTCGCCTGCCAGACCGCCCTCGGCCAGCGCGAGAAGATGAGCATTTTCGGCACCGATTACGAGACGCCGGACGGCACCTGCATCCGCGATTATATTCACGTCACCGATCTCATCGACGCCCATGCACTGCTGCTCGAGCACCTGCGCAAGGGCGGCACCAGCACGACGCTCAACTGTGCCTATGGGCGGGGTTTTTCGGTACGGGAGGTGGTCGATACGGTACGCAAGGTGACCGGTGCCGAATTGCGCGCCGACGAAGCCCCGCGCCGCGAGGGCGATCCGGCCTCGATCACCGCGACGGGGGAGAAAGTGCGGAAATTGCTCGGCTGGGTTCCCCGGCACGACGATCTGGAGGAAATCGTCGAAACGGCCTATAATTGGGAACGCCATTTGATGACCCGCAATCGCTGA
- the galU gene encoding UTP--glucose-1-phosphate uridylyltransferase GalU, which yields MSKRVRTAVFPVAGLGTRFLPATKAMPKEMLTVVDRPLIQYAVDEAREAGIEHFVFVTGRNKGVIEDHFDRQFELETTLEARGKNAALRELQQDLPSAGRTSFTRQQEPLGLGHAVWCARHIVGDNPFALLLPDMLFKGEPGVLKQMMDSYEQTGGNVVAVEEVPESEISSYGVVARGEGPDHGFVIDGMVEKPRREDAPSNLIISGRYILQPEIFALLADQPRGAGGEIQLTDGMQTLMTRQRFTGVKYQGQSFDCGSKIGFLTANVVYALDRDDIRSGFVRELRKLDLEDRL from the coding sequence GTGTCCAAACGCGTCCGCACCGCCGTCTTCCCCGTTGCCGGGCTGGGAACCCGCTTCCTGCCTGCAACCAAGGCGATGCCCAAGGAAATGCTGACCGTGGTGGATCGCCCGCTGATCCAATATGCGGTGGATGAGGCCCGCGAGGCCGGCATCGAGCACTTCGTCTTCGTCACTGGCCGCAACAAGGGCGTGATCGAGGATCATTTCGATCGCCAGTTCGAACTGGAAACCACGCTGGAAGCCCGTGGCAAGAACGCCGCGCTCAGGGAATTGCAGCAGGACCTGCCCTCGGCCGGCCGCACCAGCTTCACCCGCCAGCAGGAACCTTTGGGGCTTGGCCATGCCGTCTGGTGCGCCCGCCATATTGTCGGCGACAATCCTTTCGCCCTGCTGCTGCCCGATATGCTGTTCAAGGGCGAGCCGGGCGTGCTCAAGCAGATGATGGACAGCTACGAGCAAACCGGCGGCAATGTCGTCGCCGTCGAAGAGGTGCCGGAAAGCGAAATCTCCTCCTATGGTGTCGTGGCCAGGGGCGAGGGCCCGGACCACGGCTTTGTCATCGATGGCATGGTGGAAAAGCCCAGGCGCGAGGATGCCCCTTCAAATCTGATCATTTCGGGACGCTACATCCTGCAGCCAGAAATCTTTGCGCTTCTGGCCGATCAGCCGCGCGGCGCCGGTGGCGAAATCCAGCTGACCGACGGCATGCAGACACTGATGACCCGGCAGCGCTTTACCGGCGTCAAATATCAGGGCCAGAGCTTCGATTGCGGCTCCAAGATCGGTTTTCTCACCGCCAATGTCGTCTATGCCCTGGATCGCGACGATATCCGGTCCGGTTTCGTGCGGGAATTGCGCAAGCTCGATCTGGAGGACCGGCTCTAG
- a CDS encoding outer membrane beta-barrel protein, with protein sequence MAGRNWTLLLFATIGLLPAGVVLADPPGPDGPEYDSERLQPGLYPVAPGSGTFSAGSEPAHPPFHFDWSVGLKGAYTSSSTEGGSFLTTLNPAFTAKHDGRRADLVIEGTAEMARPWDDSETLGLTALRLGLSANMALDKSTSLSGAAALDLRQPLPNTPGLDPLIAQPPQILSGSAGLGVDRSFGKVNLGLKTNLERTIHGPTIRTDTGSTDNSDQNLWQADTSLRAGVQITPIFEVFGEAALGRDMFDAASPALGVRTDATSTALRGGIAGSWNGVISASASIGLGHHNFDAAGLADITAQLYDASLVYSPNSTVNLAASLATNIEPTGADAKGTARVTHVATAKLDYTVNSWLRLRASTDWGLSVLEGNGEIEHRRGFGAGADYVVNAHTALSAEYAFAHRDNSNSGLLDTHSIGVGITLKR encoded by the coding sequence GTGGCCGGACGAAATTGGACATTGCTGCTCTTTGCCACCATCGGGCTGCTTCCCGCGGGCGTCGTCTTGGCCGACCCGCCGGGGCCGGACGGGCCGGAATATGACAGCGAGCGGCTGCAACCGGGCCTCTATCCGGTCGCGCCGGGAAGCGGCACCTTCAGCGCTGGAAGCGAGCCGGCCCATCCGCCCTTTCACTTCGACTGGTCCGTCGGCCTCAAGGGCGCCTATACCAGCAGCAGCACCGAGGGCGGCAGCTTCCTCACCACACTCAACCCGGCCTTCACGGCCAAGCATGACGGGCGACGCGCGGATCTTGTCATCGAAGGGACCGCCGAGATGGCGCGGCCTTGGGACGATAGCGAAACCTTGGGCCTCACCGCGCTTCGCCTCGGTCTTTCGGCGAATATGGCGCTGGATAAGAGCACCAGCCTCAGCGGCGCGGCCGCGCTCGATCTCCGTCAGCCATTGCCAAACACGCCGGGGCTCGACCCGCTAATCGCCCAACCGCCCCAGATATTGAGCGGCTCGGCGGGACTTGGCGTCGACCGGTCTTTCGGCAAGGTCAATCTGGGGCTCAAGACCAATCTCGAACGGACAATCCATGGCCCCACGATCCGCACCGATACCGGCTCCACCGACAATTCGGATCAAAATCTGTGGCAGGCCGATACCAGCCTGCGCGCCGGCGTCCAGATCACGCCGATTTTCGAGGTTTTCGGCGAGGCCGCGCTGGGCCGCGACATGTTCGACGCCGCCTCGCCTGCCCTGGGCGTCAGGACCGATGCGACCAGCACGGCCCTGCGCGGCGGCATAGCCGGCAGCTGGAACGGCGTTATCAGCGCCAGCGCCTCGATCGGATTGGGTCACCATAATTTCGACGCCGCGGGCCTGGCCGATATCACCGCCCAGCTCTACGATGCGAGCCTGGTCTATTCACCGAACTCGACCGTCAATCTCGCCGCTTCGCTCGCCACCAATATCGAGCCGACCGGCGCCGATGCCAAGGGCACGGCGCGGGTAACGCATGTCGCGACCGCCAAGCTGGACTATACGGTCAATTCCTGGCTGCGCCTGCGCGCCTCGACCGATTGGGGGCTGTCGGTATTGGAAGGCAATGGGGAAATCGAGCACCGGCGCGGCTTTGGCGCCGGCGCCGATTATGTCGTCAACGCGCATACGGCCCTGTCGGCGGAATATGCCTTTGCCCACCGCGACAACAGCAATAGCGGTCTGCTCGATACCCATAGCATCGGCGTCGGGATCACGCTCAAGCGCTAG
- a CDS encoding GH25 family lysozyme, with product MAAARISRSASTFSRGLIAGLVAVALAACASGGGLYGAIPGDNRPHSGVDRARAMPIQGIDVARYQENVDFPKARAAGIHFVFMKATEGKDYIDPDFQRNWIRARDAGMPRGAYHFMTWCSLASEQAAWFVRNVPADPSALPPVLDLEWNNHSSCKTKPNRADALEKIRLMLEVMERHTGKLPIIYTDMNFHRDILEGEYFPNAFWLRSTAAEPHERYKNRPWTFWQYSQTGVVPGVRGEVDRNVFYGNSNDWLMFLSTGCDPRAIAALQASGRCQFAK from the coding sequence ATGGCCGCCGCCCGGATTTCCCGTTCCGCTTCTACTTTTTCCCGCGGCCTGATCGCCGGGCTGGTTGCTGTCGCCCTGGCGGCCTGCGCCAGCGGCGGCGGGCTCTATGGCGCCATTCCCGGCGACAACAGACCCCATTCCGGCGTCGACCGAGCGCGCGCCATGCCCATTCAGGGCATCGATGTGGCGCGCTATCAGGAGAATGTGGATTTCCCCAAGGCACGCGCCGCCGGCATCCATTTCGTCTTCATGAAGGCCACCGAGGGCAAGGATTATATCGATCCCGATTTCCAGCGGAACTGGATCAGGGCGCGCGATGCCGGCATGCCACGCGGCGCCTATCATTTCATGACCTGGTGCTCGCTGGCCTCGGAACAGGCCGCCTGGTTCGTCCGGAACGTGCCCGCCGATCCCAGCGCCCTGCCGCCGGTCCTCGACCTGGAATGGAACAATCACTCCAGCTGCAAGACCAAGCCGAACCGGGCCGACGCGCTGGAAAAGATCCGGCTGATGCTGGAGGTCATGGAACGCCATACCGGCAAGCTGCCGATCATCTATACCGACATGAATTTCCATCGCGACATCCTGGAAGGCGAGTATTTCCCCAATGCCTTCTGGCTGCGCTCCACCGCCGCCGAGCCGCATGAGCGCTACAAGAACCGTCCCTGGACCTTCTGGCAATATAGCCAGACCGGCGTGGTGCCGGGCGTACGCGGCGAGGTGGATCGCAACGTGTTCTACGGCAATAGCAACGACTGGCTGATGTTCCTCTCGACCGGCTGCGATCCCCGCGCCATCGCAGCGCTGCAAGCCAGCGGCAGATGTCAATTCGCCAAATAG
- a CDS encoding YifB family Mg chelatase-like AAA ATPase, with protein MVTRVATVAFQGIEAVPVDVQVQIAPGIPAFILVGLPDKAVKESGERVRAALVASGLGLPPKRITINLAPADLPKEGSHYDLPIALGLMAALGVIPQDGLDGFLALGELGLDGRLAHVGGVLPAAIAAQGRNRGIICPAASGPEAAWAGEEIDILAADTLLALANHLTGRQLQARPRPGRDLRAAGELPDLAEVRGQALARRALEVAAAGGHNLLMIGPPGAGKSMLAMRLPSILPPLGPRELLDVSMIQSIAGELAGGALSDRRPFRAPHHSASMAALVGGGLKVRPGEVSLAHNGVLFLDELPEFSPSVLDSLRQPLESGETVIARANARVSYPSRFQLVAAMNPCKCGMAGTPGHVCRRGAACVTDYQGRISGPFLDRIDIRVDLPAVSATDMIAPAAPAESSASVARRVAAARECQRRRFADAGHPDISTNATAGAALIEKLVEPDRESQVLLLQAAERFNLSARAYHRVLKVARTLADLAGSDKVARPHIAEALSYRLRFGAA; from the coding sequence ATGGTCACGCGCGTTGCGACAGTGGCTTTTCAGGGCATAGAGGCGGTGCCCGTCGACGTGCAGGTGCAGATTGCGCCGGGCATTCCCGCCTTCATTCTCGTCGGTCTGCCGGACAAGGCGGTAAAGGAAAGCGGCGAGCGGGTGCGTGCCGCCCTGGTCGCTTCGGGGCTGGGCCTGCCGCCCAAGCGCATTACCATCAATCTCGCCCCTGCCGACCTGCCTAAGGAGGGTAGCCATTACGACCTGCCCATCGCCTTGGGCCTGATGGCGGCGCTCGGTGTCATCCCCCAGGATGGCCTGGACGGCTTTCTGGCTTTGGGCGAATTGGGCCTTGATGGCAGGCTGGCCCATGTCGGCGGCGTACTACCCGCCGCCATCGCGGCACAAGGCCGGAATCGCGGCATCATCTGTCCGGCCGCCTCCGGCCCCGAAGCGGCCTGGGCCGGGGAGGAGATCGACATTCTCGCCGCCGATACCCTGCTGGCTCTGGCCAATCATCTCACCGGTCGTCAATTGCAGGCCCGCCCCCGGCCCGGGCGGGATTTGCGGGCGGCGGGCGAATTGCCCGATCTTGCCGAGGTGCGGGGACAGGCCTTGGCCCGGCGCGCGCTCGAAGTGGCGGCGGCCGGCGGCCACAATCTGCTGATGATCGGCCCCCCGGGCGCAGGAAAGTCCATGCTGGCGATGCGATTGCCCTCGATATTGCCGCCCCTCGGCCCAAGGGAATTGCTCGATGTCTCCATGATCCAGTCCATTGCCGGCGAACTGGCCGGCGGGGCGCTTTCCGACCGGCGTCCGTTCCGCGCCCCGCACCATTCCGCGTCCATGGCCGCGCTGGTGGGCGGCGGGCTCAAAGTGCGTCCGGGGGAGGTAAGCCTAGCCCATAATGGTGTGCTGTTTCTCGATGAATTGCCCGAATTCTCGCCCAGCGTCCTCGATAGTCTCCGCCAGCCGCTGGAAAGTGGCGAGACGGTGATCGCCCGCGCCAATGCGCGCGTCTCCTATCCCAGCCGCTTCCAACTGGTCGCGGCGATGAATCCCTGCAAATGCGGCATGGCGGGCACGCCGGGCCATGTCTGCCGGCGCGGCGCTGCCTGCGTCACCGACTATCAGGGGCGCATTTCCGGCCCCTTTTTGGATCGCATCGATATCCGTGTCGATCTGCCGGCGGTTTCGGCCACCGACATGATCGCGCCTGCGGCCCCTGCCGAATCCTCGGCCTCCGTGGCCAGGCGCGTCGCCGCCGCCCGCGAATGCCAGCGTCGCCGCTTCGCCGATGCCGGTCATCCCGATATATCGACCAATGCCACGGCGGGGGCCGCGCTGATCGAAAAGCTGGTCGAGCCGGATCGCGAAAGCCAGGTCCTCCTGCTGCAAGCGGCCGAACGGTTCAATCTTTCGGCCCGCGCCTATCATCGCGTCCTGAAAGTCGCGCGCACCCTTGCCGACCTTGCCGGGTCCGATAAAGTGGCGCGCCCGCATATAGCCGAAGCCCTGAGCTACAGGCTCAGATTCGGTGCCGCCTGA
- a CDS encoding NUDIX hydrolase yields the protein MKHRISAGALTLREGNILLVRHCRPGIHDFWAGPGGGAEGAEELREAAERETFEEAGIRVRTGPMAYIDELVDDWGRIVKFWFLADYLSGSIDVSANPAEGEAISEAGWFSRKALPEGHIFPEVLRGRFWSDLEGGFAHPIKLPLRRSIF from the coding sequence GTGAAACACCGCATTTCCGCCGGCGCCCTGACCTTGCGGGAGGGCAATATCCTGTTGGTGCGCCATTGCCGGCCCGGCATCCATGATTTCTGGGCGGGTCCCGGCGGCGGCGCGGAGGGTGCCGAGGAACTGCGCGAAGCCGCCGAGCGGGAGACTTTCGAGGAGGCCGGCATTCGTGTGCGAACGGGGCCAATGGCCTATATCGATGAATTGGTCGACGATTGGGGGCGGATCGTCAAATTCTGGTTCCTCGCCGACTACCTCTCTGGATCGATCGATGTCAGCGCCAATCCAGCCGAGGGCGAGGCGATCAGCGAAGCGGGCTGGTTCTCGCGCAAGGCGCTCCCGGAGGGTCACATTTTCCCCGAAGTGCTGCGCGGCCGCTTCTGGTCCGATCTCGAAGGGGGATTTGCGCACCCGATCAAGCTGCCATTGCGCCGCTCGATCTTTTGA
- the cfa gene encoding cyclopropane fatty acyl phospholipid synthase, with the protein MTSPAKRFVHEQLSRAGIIVGSSNADVTITDERLYERILRQGTLGLGESYMDGWWEAERLDAFLFKLAKARIQDAFPRDLPLLWSILRARLFNLQRLRAREVGEKHYDIGNDLYSAMLDRRMVYSCGYWAEATTLDAAQEAKLDLICRKIGLRPGMKVLDIGSGWGGFLQFAAERYGILGLGVTVSQEQAALANQRSNGLPIETRVMDYAALEGQFDRIVSIGMFEHVGYKNYRFYLEKVRRLLKPEGLFLLHSIGGNHSSTHGDPWAEKYIFPNGMLPSIAQIGAAMEGLFVMEDWHNFGADYDRTLLAWRDNFDAAWPTLSTQYDERFRRMWRFYLSVFAALFRARQINLWQIVLSPEGVAGGYRRVS; encoded by the coding sequence ATGACCTCGCCTGCAAAACGGTTCGTGCACGAACAGCTCTCGCGGGCCGGCATCATTGTCGGCTCTTCCAATGCCGATGTAACGATCACCGACGAGCGGCTCTATGAGCGCATCCTGCGCCAAGGCACGCTGGGCCTGGGTGAAAGTTACATGGATGGCTGGTGGGAGGCCGAGCGGCTCGATGCCTTCCTCTTCAAACTCGCCAAGGCCCGCATCCAGGACGCCTTTCCGCGCGACCTGCCGCTGCTCTGGAGCATTTTGCGGGCGCGGCTTTTCAATCTCCAGCGCCTCAGGGCCCGCGAAGTGGGCGAAAAGCATTACGATATCGGCAACGATCTCTATAGCGCCATGCTGGACAGGCGGATGGTCTATTCCTGCGGCTATTGGGCCGAAGCCACCACGCTCGACGCAGCGCAGGAAGCCAAGCTCGACCTTATCTGCCGCAAGATCGGGCTGCGGCCGGGCATGAAAGTGCTCGATATCGGTTCGGGCTGGGGCGGATTTCTGCAATTCGCCGCCGAGCGCTACGGCATTTTGGGACTTGGGGTTACCGTCAGCCAGGAACAGGCGGCACTGGCCAATCAGCGCAGCAACGGCCTGCCCATCGAAACCCGGGTGATGGATTATGCCGCTCTGGAGGGCCAGTTCGACCGCATCGTCTCCATCGGCATGTTCGAACATGTGGGCTACAAGAATTATCGGTTTTACCTGGAGAAGGTGCGCCGGCTCCTCAAGCCCGAGGGATTGTTCCTGCTGCATTCGATCGGCGGCAATCATTCCAGCACGCATGGCGATCCCTGGGCAGAAAAATATATTTTTCCCAATGGGATGCTGCCCTCCATCGCGCAGATCGGCGCGGCCATGGAAGGCCTGTTCGTCATGGAGGACTGGCACAATTTCGGCGCCGATTATGATCGGACCCTGCTGGCCTGGCGGGACAATTTCGATGCGGCCTGGCCGACGCTTTCGACCCAATATGACGAACGCTTTCGCCGCATGTGGCGCTTTTATCTCTCGGTGTTCGCGGCTCTGTTCCGGGCGCGGCAGATCAATCTCTGGCAGATCGTGCTGTCGCCCGAAGGCGTTGCTGGCGGCTATAGGCGGGTGAGTTGA
- the rpoN gene encoding RNA polymerase factor sigma-54, whose protein sequence is MALTPRLEFRQSQSLTLTPQLMQSIRLLQLSHLELNDFVDAELLRNPLLEREEGGGEDGGPAEAPERQTEMSAYEDTYTSGERVKDADEIAESYDTAVENVFPDAIAQDLGQSGGPDRNGRFEAGEAPDIDQFVASRPHLADHLEAQANMLLRMQADRLIARHLIDGLNEAGYLVVETSAVAELLGAEIEDVEAVLAVLQTCEPAGLFARNVAECLAMQLRERDRLDPMMQRLIDNLHLLAEHNMPALLKVLGCDREDLADMLAELRRLDPRPGFAFDSAPVEAVVPDVFVRPGPDGGWQVELNSDVLPRVLVNRVYYATVTRKTRNGAEKTFLSDCLANANWLTKSLDQRAQTITKVAAEIVRQQDGFLTHGVAHLKPMTLKMIAEAIEMHESTVSRVTAQKYLATPRGLFEMKYFFTTAIASSDGGSDHSAEAVRHRIRQLIDAEPANAILSDDNIAELLRQEQGIELARRTVAKYREGMNIPSSVIRRRQKKDLAALA, encoded by the coding sequence ATGGCGCTGACGCCGCGGCTGGAATTCCGCCAGTCCCAAAGCCTGACATTGACGCCGCAATTGATGCAGTCGATCCGGCTGCTGCAATTGAGCCATCTCGAACTCAACGATTTCGTCGACGCCGAATTGCTGCGCAATCCGCTGCTCGAGCGCGAAGAAGGCGGCGGAGAGGATGGCGGGCCGGCCGAGGCACCCGAACGGCAGACGGAAATGAGCGCCTATGAGGACACCTATACCTCCGGCGAGCGCGTCAAGGATGCCGACGAGATCGCCGAAAGCTATGACACGGCAGTGGAGAACGTCTTTCCCGATGCCATTGCCCAGGATCTGGGCCAGAGTGGCGGACCAGACCGCAATGGCCGTTTCGAGGCCGGCGAAGCCCCCGATATCGACCAGTTCGTCGCCAGCCGCCCGCACCTTGCCGATCATCTCGAAGCCCAGGCCAATATGCTGCTGCGCATGCAGGCCGACCGGCTGATCGCCCGGCATCTGATCGACGGGCTCAACGAGGCGGGTTACCTCGTTGTTGAAACCAGCGCCGTGGCCGAATTGCTCGGGGCCGAAATCGAGGATGTCGAAGCGGTGCTCGCGGTGTTGCAGACCTGCGAGCCGGCCGGTCTCTTTGCCCGCAATGTCGCCGAATGCCTGGCCATGCAATTGCGCGAGCGCGACCGGCTGGACCCGATGATGCAGCGGCTGATCGACAATCTGCATCTGTTGGCCGAGCACAATATGCCGGCGCTGCTGAAAGTGCTGGGCTGTGACCGCGAGGACCTGGCGGACATGCTGGCCGAATTGCGCCGGCTCGATCCCAGGCCGGGCTTCGCCTTCGACAGCGCCCCGGTCGAAGCGGTGGTGCCCGATGTCTTCGTGCGGCCCGGCCCCGATGGCGGCTGGCAGGTCGAACTCAATTCCGACGTGCTGCCGCGGGTGCTGGTGAATCGGGTCTATTATGCGACGGTGACCAGGAAGACGCGCAATGGGGCCGAGAAGACATTCCTTTCCGACTGCCTCGCCAATGCCAACTGGCTGACCAAGAGCCTCGACCAGCGGGCCCAGACCATCACCAAGGTCGCCGCCGAGATCGTGCGCCAGCAGGATGGCTTCCTCACCCATGGCGTGGCACATCTCAAACCCATGACGCTCAAAATGATCGCCGAGGCGATCGAGATGCATGAATCCACCGTGTCACGGGTGACGGCGCAGAAATACCTGGCCACGCCGCGCGGCCTGTTCGAGATGAAGTATTTCTTCACCACCGCCATCGCATCCTCCGATGGCGGCAGCGATCATTCGGCCGAAGCGGTGCGCCACCGCATCAGGCAATTGATCGATGCGGAGCCGGCCAACGCCATCCTCTCCGACGACAATATCGCCGAATTGCTGCGCCAGGAGCAGGGCATCGAACTGGCCCGCCGCACCGTGGCCAAATATCGCGAGGGCATGAATATCCCCTCTTCGGTGATCCGGCGGCGGCAGAAGAAGGATCTGGCCGCGCTCGCGTGA